A genomic window from Chlorobium phaeobacteroides DSM 266 includes:
- the gyrB gene encoding DNA topoisomerase (ATP-hydrolyzing) subunit B: MQETVPQAPSPYIASNIQILDGIEHVRKRPAMYIGDIHTRGLHHLIYEIVDNSIDETLGGFNEYIFVSLNPDGSVTVIDHGRGIPVDIHPQKQKSALELVMTVIGAGGKFDKGSYKVSGGLHGVGASVVNALSEWCEVEVYRDGKAYFQRFERGVPQGNVREIGLSDQKGTKTTFKPDNLIFKTTEFRKDIIIDRMRELAFLNKNLSITVQDADGAQEIFHYEGGLKEFVRFTDINRLSLIKEPIYFIGERDTTIVEIALQYNDSYQENVFSYVNNINTHEGGTHVTGFRKALTRTLNLYAQKNDLLKNLKLSLTGDDFKEGLTAVISVKVEEPQFEGQTKTKLGNSETQSIVESIVNELLSEFAESNPNVIKMIIEKVKGAAMSREAARKAKELTRRKSVLESSGLPGKLADCSINDPEHCELYIVEGDSAGGSAKQGRDRSFQAILPLKGKILNVEKARLHKMLENEEIKTIILALGTSFGEEEFSPEKLRYGKIIIMTDADVDGAHIRTLLLTFFFRYMRSLIEAGKVYIAQPPLYLVKSGKDQQYAWDDEERNSITDTLKKMQKGKANIHIQRYKGLGEMNPEQLWSTTMDPAHRSLLQVSVENAREADQIFSTLMGDKVEPRREFIEKNARYVRRLDV; the protein is encoded by the coding sequence ATGCAGGAAACCGTTCCGCAGGCCCCGTCCCCATATATTGCCTCAAATATTCAAATTCTCGACGGCATTGAACATGTTCGTAAACGCCCTGCCATGTATATCGGCGATATACACACCAGAGGACTGCACCATCTCATTTACGAAATCGTCGACAACTCCATAGACGAAACCCTCGGAGGCTTCAACGAGTATATTTTTGTCTCCTTGAATCCTGACGGTTCGGTTACCGTTATCGACCATGGCCGCGGCATCCCTGTAGATATTCACCCTCAAAAGCAGAAATCCGCTCTTGAACTGGTCATGACCGTCATTGGGGCCGGGGGTAAATTCGATAAAGGCTCCTATAAAGTTTCCGGAGGTCTTCATGGTGTAGGCGCATCCGTGGTGAACGCTCTTTCGGAATGGTGCGAAGTCGAAGTATATCGCGACGGCAAAGCTTATTTTCAACGTTTCGAACGCGGTGTGCCTCAAGGCAATGTCAGGGAGATCGGATTATCCGATCAAAAAGGAACAAAAACCACCTTCAAGCCTGACAATCTTATTTTCAAAACGACCGAGTTCCGCAAAGACATCATTATCGATCGTATGCGGGAACTGGCATTCCTCAATAAAAATCTCAGCATTACCGTACAGGACGCTGATGGAGCCCAGGAGATCTTTCATTACGAAGGCGGTCTGAAAGAGTTCGTCCGCTTTACCGACATCAACAGACTGAGCCTCATCAAGGAACCAATCTACTTTATCGGAGAACGCGATACCACAATTGTTGAAATCGCCCTTCAATACAATGATTCGTATCAGGAGAACGTCTTCAGCTACGTCAATAACATCAATACGCACGAAGGGGGAACGCACGTCACCGGGTTTCGCAAGGCATTGACAAGAACGCTTAACCTGTACGCGCAGAAAAACGATCTGCTGAAAAACCTGAAACTCTCATTGACCGGCGACGATTTCAAAGAGGGTCTGACGGCGGTGATATCCGTCAAGGTTGAAGAACCTCAGTTTGAAGGTCAGACAAAAACGAAGCTTGGAAACTCGGAAACGCAAAGCATTGTCGAAAGCATCGTCAATGAACTGCTTTCAGAATTTGCCGAAAGTAACCCGAATGTGATCAAAATGATCATTGAAAAGGTGAAAGGAGCGGCAATGTCGAGAGAAGCTGCAAGAAAAGCCAAAGAGCTGACCCGAAGAAAATCGGTACTCGAAAGTTCAGGACTTCCCGGAAAACTCGCCGACTGCTCAATCAACGATCCGGAACACTGCGAGCTCTACATCGTTGAGGGTGATTCGGCAGGAGGCAGCGCCAAACAGGGAAGAGACAGAAGCTTTCAGGCAATTCTGCCTCTTAAAGGCAAAATTCTGAACGTCGAAAAAGCCCGTCTTCACAAAATGCTTGAAAATGAGGAGATTAAAACCATCATTCTTGCCCTCGGCACAAGCTTTGGCGAAGAAGAATTCTCGCCCGAAAAGCTTCGCTATGGAAAAATCATCATCATGACCGATGCCGACGTTGACGGTGCGCATATCAGAACCCTGTTGCTGACGTTTTTCTTTCGCTATATGCGATCGTTGATCGAAGCAGGAAAGGTCTATATCGCCCAACCCCCGCTTTACCTGGTCAAGTCGGGAAAAGATCAGCAGTACGCCTGGGATGACGAAGAGCGCAACAGTATTACCGACACGCTCAAAAAGATGCAGAAAGGAAAAGCCAATATTCACATCCAGCGATACAAAGGCCTTGGAGAGATGAACCCCGAACAGCTCTGGAGCACGACCATGGATCCGGCTCATCGCTCGCTGTTACAGGTGAGCGTCGAAAATGCCCGTGAAGCAGATCAGATATTTTCGACGCTGATGGGAGACAAGGTTGAACCGAGAAGAGAATTCATCGAGAAAAATGCTCGCTATGTCCGGCGATTAGATGTCTGA
- a CDS encoding ribonuclease HII, giving the protein MTTDYEYSLWPTLSLISGIDEAGRGPLAGPVVAAAVIFPRWFRPRHAGLDKLDDSKKLSPNLREQLAPTIKTFAAFWAVAVIEPDIIDRINIFQATMQAMNNAVASLHQPPELILVDGNRFMPNAPIPYETIVKGDAKVFSIAAASVLAKTHRDAIMTAYGKEYPEYGFERHFGYPTASHIKAIETFGRTPVHRKSFRLKQLGEK; this is encoded by the coding sequence ATGACCACCGACTACGAATATTCTCTTTGGCCAACCCTGTCACTCATCTCGGGCATTGACGAAGCAGGTCGCGGCCCTCTGGCTGGCCCTGTCGTCGCCGCTGCCGTTATTTTCCCCCGCTGGTTCAGACCGCGGCATGCCGGTCTGGACAAGCTGGACGACTCAAAAAAACTCTCGCCAAATCTCAGGGAACAGCTTGCTCCGACCATCAAAACATTTGCCGCATTCTGGGCGGTTGCCGTTATTGAGCCCGACATCATTGACCGCATCAACATTTTTCAGGCAACCATGCAGGCAATGAACAATGCTGTCGCATCCCTCCATCAGCCGCCGGAACTTATTCTTGTTGACGGCAACAGGTTCATGCCGAACGCTCCGATACCCTATGAAACCATCGTCAAAGGCGACGCAAAAGTTTTTTCAATCGCCGCCGCCTCTGTTCTTGCCAAAACCCATCGAGACGCAATCATGACGGCTTACGGCAAGGAGTACCCCGAATATGGCTTTGAACGGCACTTTGGCTATCCGACAGCAAGCCACATCAAAGCGATCGAAACATTCGGACGCACTCCTGTTCACCGAAAGAGCTTCCGACTCAAACAACTTGGAGAAAAATAA
- a CDS encoding peptidylprolyl isomerase has translation MKKMLTAAVFVMLVAFSFTLGNLHADVADRIVAVVGNEVILKSEIDDRALMTVMQYPETQKDTRLKEKILAGIIDQKVILVKARIDSTQVDESTLDALTNERLKMLASRFASKEAMEEKFGKSMGVIRQEIRNELKDQQLIETLRKKQLAGITVTHEETVDFYRNHKQQLPQVSELVGLSQILKYPDLPQGSKDAALAQMKIVQAELKAGADFAATARKYSQDPGSAKLGGDLGYVQKGELVRSFEDAAFLLKDGKISDIVETRYGYHIIQRLEKKPNAVHLRHILIAYDQSKTDEPGTVQLLSRIKSDVLAGRATFADMAKKYSDDPVSGKLGGVILSGGSGKTLLPVASLRPQMMQIVGSLRNIGDISDPQKIDFQKGNLFYGIFQLNAKIPVHQLNLEQDYASLEELALEAKKQERYNEWLSQLKKEVLVRISDI, from the coding sequence ATGAAGAAAATGTTGACCGCAGCAGTGTTTGTTATGCTTGTTGCCTTCTCTTTTACCTTGGGCAATCTTCATGCTGATGTTGCTGATCGTATTGTAGCCGTTGTTGGTAATGAGGTTATACTCAAGTCTGAAATTGATGACCGCGCGTTGATGACCGTCATGCAGTATCCCGAGACGCAGAAGGATACTCGTCTGAAAGAAAAAATTCTTGCCGGAATTATTGATCAGAAAGTGATTCTCGTCAAGGCCAGGATTGACAGTACGCAGGTTGACGAAAGTACACTTGACGCATTGACCAATGAGAGGCTTAAAATGCTGGCATCTCGTTTTGCTTCCAAAGAGGCCATGGAGGAGAAGTTCGGAAAATCTATGGGCGTAATCCGCCAGGAAATTCGCAATGAACTGAAAGACCAGCAGCTTATCGAAACGCTGCGTAAAAAGCAGCTTGCAGGCATTACCGTCACCCATGAGGAAACGGTTGATTTTTATCGTAATCATAAGCAGCAGTTGCCGCAGGTTTCTGAACTGGTTGGGTTATCGCAGATTCTGAAATATCCTGATCTGCCCCAGGGAAGCAAAGATGCCGCTCTGGCTCAGATGAAGATAGTTCAGGCAGAACTGAAGGCCGGAGCGGATTTTGCCGCAACGGCAAGAAAATACTCTCAGGATCCAGGCTCTGCTAAGCTTGGGGGAGATCTTGGATATGTGCAAAAAGGAGAACTTGTTCGTAGCTTTGAGGATGCCGCGTTTTTGCTCAAAGATGGAAAAATATCCGATATTGTCGAAACCCGATACGGCTATCACATTATCCAGCGACTTGAAAAAAAACCGAATGCCGTTCATTTGCGACATATACTGATAGCTTATGATCAATCAAAGACAGACGAACCGGGTACGGTTCAGCTTCTCAGTCGGATCAAATCGGACGTTCTGGCAGGTCGGGCTACCTTTGCCGATATGGCTAAAAAATATTCCGACGACCCTGTTTCCGGGAAGCTCGGAGGGGTTATTCTTTCTGGCGGTTCGGGAAAAACATTGCTTCCGGTAGCTTCGCTTCGTCCTCAAATGATGCAGATTGTAGGAAGTCTGAGAAATATCGGCGATATATCCGATCCTCAAAAAATCGATTTTCAGAAGGGAAACCTGTTTTACGGAATCTTTCAATTGAATGCGAAAATACCGGTACACCAGCTTAATCTGGAACAGGACTACGCATCTCTTGAAGAGCTGGCTCTTGAAGCCAAAAAGCAGGAGCGATATAACGAATGGCTCAGCCAGCTCAAAAAAGAGGTACTTGTCCGAATATCAGACATCTAA
- a CDS encoding YraN family protein has protein sequence MSSDPHMLGIQGEQIAAAYLSRHGYRIIQRNYRYRRNEIDIIAKKHATICFIEVKTRASLEKGHPSEAVTPKKQKEIIKAAKSYLFSLGTDRCECRFDVIAILVRSMKQEEIGLYDLDHFTDAFQAE, from the coding sequence ATGAGCTCAGACCCTCACATGCTCGGTATCCAGGGGGAACAAATCGCTGCGGCATACCTGTCGAGGCATGGGTACCGGATTATCCAACGCAATTATCGGTACCGACGTAACGAGATCGATATTATCGCAAAAAAACACGCGACGATTTGTTTTATCGAAGTAAAAACCCGGGCATCTCTTGAAAAAGGGCACCCATCCGAAGCCGTAACGCCGAAAAAGCAGAAAGAGATCATAAAAGCAGCAAAATCATATCTCTTTTCTCTTGGAACGGATCGCTGCGAGTGCAGATTTGACGTCATTGCCATTCTTGTCAGGAGCATGAAGCAGGAAGAGATCGGCCTCTATGACCTTGATCATTTTACCGATGCTTTCCAGGCGGAATAG
- a CDS encoding Rne/Rng family ribonuclease — MKKSLNKQLLMNKTGDEIQVALVEEGRLAELIIERPESRRSIGDIYLGRVHKVVEGLKAAFVDIGQKSDGFLHFSDVGTTTEDYRALIEDDDDDDTTGTDESDGDEIAAVLSQPAVLPEQNGKSSARSGAKRLTAPAQDGEDGGRRQSYTQMIAGKLKPNDSILVQVIKEPISTKGSRLTSDITIAGRFMVLLPFGGGQVAVSRRVIARKERSRLKKLVRSMLPDGFGAIIRTVAEMQEETLLKQDLEKLLAKWTQIEEKLQDAVPPQLIFKEDTIISSVLRDSLNADVTEIVANSPVIYKETLNYIQWAAPEMEKNVTLYQGKLPLFEGYSIAKDVESIFSRKVWLKSGGYIIIEHTEAMVVIDVNSGRYAAKREQEENSLKTNLEAAREIVRQLRLRDIGGIIVVDFIDMLDQKNAKKVYDSMRTELRNDRAKSNILPMSDFGIMQITRERIRPSLMQRMGDQCPACGGTGVVQARFTTINQIERWLRKYALQNTMKLQQLDLYVSPTVAEPLQQSEMNTELKWFLQHLLFVRVKPDESLRSDDFRFYSRKNNKEITAEYGDL; from the coding sequence ATGAAGAAGAGTCTGAACAAGCAATTATTAATGAACAAGACCGGGGATGAGATTCAGGTCGCGCTTGTTGAAGAGGGCCGGTTGGCAGAACTGATTATTGAACGGCCGGAGAGTCGCAGAAGCATAGGTGATATTTATCTTGGACGGGTTCATAAGGTTGTCGAAGGCCTGAAGGCCGCATTTGTCGACATCGGGCAGAAATCCGACGGCTTTCTGCATTTTTCCGATGTCGGTACGACCACTGAGGACTATCGTGCTCTTATTGAGGACGATGACGATGATGATACGACTGGAACAGATGAGAGCGACGGCGACGAGATTGCCGCAGTACTATCCCAGCCCGCGGTTTTGCCGGAACAAAACGGCAAGTCTTCGGCTCGAAGCGGTGCAAAACGTCTGACGGCTCCCGCTCAGGATGGCGAAGATGGCGGCAGGCGGCAGTCTTACACCCAGATGATTGCCGGTAAACTGAAACCCAACGATTCGATTCTTGTCCAGGTGATCAAGGAGCCTATCAGCACGAAAGGCTCTCGTCTTACTTCCGATATTACCATTGCCGGACGATTTATGGTGCTCCTTCCGTTCGGAGGAGGTCAGGTTGCGGTTTCAAGAAGGGTTATTGCGCGCAAGGAGCGATCCCGGCTGAAAAAGCTGGTACGTTCCATGCTCCCGGATGGTTTTGGCGCCATTATCCGTACGGTAGCGGAAATGCAGGAGGAGACGCTTTTGAAGCAGGATCTTGAAAAGCTGCTGGCAAAGTGGACGCAAATCGAGGAAAAACTTCAGGACGCTGTTCCGCCGCAGTTGATATTCAAGGAAGATACGATCATTTCAAGCGTGTTACGTGATTCTCTCAATGCTGACGTGACGGAAATAGTGGCAAATTCGCCGGTCATTTATAAGGAGACGCTGAACTATATCCAGTGGGCCGCTCCTGAAATGGAAAAAAACGTTACGCTTTATCAGGGCAAGCTTCCCCTTTTTGAGGGATACAGCATTGCCAAGGATGTTGAGTCTATCTTTTCAAGAAAGGTGTGGTTGAAATCTGGCGGATATATTATTATCGAGCACACTGAGGCTATGGTTGTTATCGATGTTAACAGCGGACGATATGCCGCAAAGCGGGAACAGGAGGAAAACTCTCTGAAAACGAATCTCGAGGCGGCTCGGGAGATTGTTCGGCAGTTGCGGCTCAGGGATATCGGCGGAATCATTGTTGTTGATTTTATTGATATGCTCGATCAGAAAAACGCTAAAAAGGTTTATGACTCCATGCGAACCGAGCTTCGCAATGATCGTGCGAAATCGAATATTCTTCCCATGTCTGATTTCGGCATCATGCAGATTACCCGGGAAAGAATACGACCCAGCCTTATGCAGCGGATGGGCGATCAATGCCCTGCCTGCGGCGGCACGGGCGTCGTACAGGCGAGATTTACCACGATCAATCAGATCGAGCGCTGGCTGAGAAAATATGCGCTTCAGAATACCATGAAGTTGCAGCAGCTTGATCTCTATGTCAGCCCGACTGTTGCCGAACCTCTGCAGCAGAGCGAAATGAATACGGAACTGAAATGGTTTCTGCAGCATTTGCTCTTTGTTCGGGTAAAGCCGGATGAAAGTCTCCGAAGCGATGATTTCAGATTCTACAGTAGAAAAAACAATAAGGAGATCACCGCAGAATACGGTGATCTCTAA
- the secF gene encoding protein translocase subunit SecF, with the protein MRIFHKTSFDFIKYRKISYAISVFLLLIGIGSLFVKGLNYGIDFRGGSEVLIRFEKNIDVAAVRSVLDNTGMSGTLKQYGLDRSFLFSTAFNGQTNELKSLISNSLNDRLKGNPHEIVRIDAVGPSIASDLKWSALKALLAALLAILLYVGIRFEIKFATAGVVAIFHDIFVVLGLFSLLGGVFDFMPLELDQSIIAAFLTIAGYSITDTVVVYDRIRERIRGQKPADYERIFNESMNQTLSRTIITSGTLLISVLVLFVFAGPAIRGFAFAVFMGVFIGTYSSIFVAAPIVYDWLKLTKSSVKLRGGSAS; encoded by the coding sequence ATGAGGATTTTTCATAAAACAAGCTTTGATTTTATCAAGTATCGCAAAATCAGCTATGCCATTTCAGTGTTTCTTCTCCTTATCGGCATTGGTTCTCTTTTTGTCAAGGGACTGAACTACGGAATTGATTTCAGGGGAGGTTCCGAGGTGCTCATAAGGTTTGAAAAAAATATCGACGTTGCTGCCGTTCGCAGCGTTCTTGACAATACCGGCATGTCAGGCACGCTCAAACAGTACGGTCTTGATCGTTCGTTTCTTTTTAGCACGGCGTTCAATGGTCAGACCAATGAATTGAAATCCCTTATATCGAATTCTTTGAATGATCGTCTCAAGGGAAATCCTCACGAGATCGTTCGTATCGATGCTGTCGGCCCGAGTATTGCTTCTGATTTGAAATGGTCGGCTCTCAAGGCCCTTCTGGCCGCGCTTCTGGCCATTCTTCTCTATGTCGGGATACGATTCGAGATTAAATTCGCGACGGCAGGAGTTGTTGCCATTTTTCACGATATCTTCGTTGTGCTCGGCCTATTCAGCCTTCTTGGCGGAGTGTTCGATTTTATGCCTCTGGAACTGGATCAGAGTATCATTGCTGCGTTTCTGACTATTGCAGGTTATTCAATCACCGATACCGTCGTTGTCTATGACCGGATCAGGGAGAGAATTCGAGGCCAGAAGCCTGCTGATTATGAAAGGATATTCAATGAGAGCATGAATCAAACCCTGAGTCGGACGATCATTACCTCCGGGACTCTGCTTATTTCGGTTCTGGTGCTGTTCGTTTTTGCCGGTCCGGCTATCAGAGGGTTTGCGTTTGCCGTGTTTATGGGAGTTTTTATTGGCACCTATTCCTCTATTTTCGTTGCCGCTCCCATTGTATATGACTGGCTGAAGCTGACAAAATCTTCGGTTAAACTAAGGGGCGGCAGCGCGAGCTGA
- the secD gene encoding protein translocase subunit SecD, whose protein sequence is MKNKQFPLFLLLAVTAISLWSLWPTWRDYSLTKQIERFSSSEDSLKFSLAHRDEIENARRKSLKLGLDLKGGMHLVMEVDQIDLFMQKAWNKDARFFELMDKVKQKSVTSDARVIDLIVNEFTKENIRLSRYFYDIRNSDKEIVGKLEKESEDALLRAKEIIRNRIDQYGVAEPVITTQGSRRIIIELAGVSDENRVRNLLKGTAKLEFKLLRDPDMLLRALDRVNSALVQASVQKPVVPDSLAVKDSAATASPAVAPPLDATASKQAKTAGPLYDVIGVLPNGTVFTPEQSREFVLTLLQRADVQALLPQDSELLLSAKPEVGEKGEKYYPIYLVKKTAELTGGVITEAKATFGSEGVQPEVMMSMNSDGTGKWARITGANIGKRIAIVLDGAVYSAPVVQSKIPNGNSVINGIESLEEAKDLEIVLKAGALPAPVRIMEERTVGPSLGADYIRAGMLSLLWGFCAVSIFMLVYYRKAGIAADIALLLNILIVLSVLAGFNASLSLPGIAGIVLTMGMAVDANVLIYERIREELDEGKPLKSAITLGYDRAFSSILDSHVTTLSAAFLLYTYGIGPIQGFALTLMIGTAASLFTAIVVTREIFTILLGRNMMTEKSFG, encoded by the coding sequence ATGAAAAATAAACAGTTCCCTCTTTTTCTTCTGCTTGCGGTTACGGCGATCTCTCTCTGGTCTTTATGGCCTACCTGGCGTGATTACTCCCTGACAAAACAGATTGAGCGCTTTTCATCCAGCGAAGACAGCCTGAAGTTCAGCCTTGCGCATAGGGATGAAATTGAAAATGCCCGCCGTAAAAGCCTGAAACTCGGTCTCGATCTGAAAGGAGGCATGCACCTTGTCATGGAGGTCGATCAGATCGATCTTTTTATGCAGAAAGCCTGGAACAAGGACGCCAGGTTTTTTGAGCTGATGGATAAGGTGAAACAAAAATCGGTGACAAGCGATGCACGGGTCATTGATTTGATTGTGAATGAGTTCACAAAAGAGAACATTCGGCTGAGTCGATATTTTTACGATATACGTAACTCTGATAAAGAGATCGTCGGGAAACTGGAAAAAGAGTCGGAGGACGCCCTTCTCCGTGCCAAAGAGATTATCAGAAACCGTATCGACCAGTATGGTGTCGCAGAGCCGGTGATAACCACTCAGGGAAGCAGGAGAATTATTATCGAACTTGCGGGCGTTTCCGATGAGAACCGGGTGAGAAATCTTCTTAAAGGTACGGCAAAACTCGAGTTCAAGCTTCTTCGCGATCCCGATATGCTTCTCAGGGCCCTTGACAGAGTGAACAGCGCGCTTGTGCAAGCCAGCGTCCAGAAACCAGTCGTTCCGGATTCCCTTGCCGTAAAGGACTCGGCGGCAACGGCCTCTCCTGCGGTTGCTCCGCCTCTCGATGCCACAGCGTCAAAACAGGCAAAAACGGCCGGCCCTCTTTATGACGTTATCGGCGTTTTACCTAATGGTACCGTTTTTACTCCCGAACAGTCAAGAGAGTTCGTTTTGACGTTGTTGCAACGTGCTGATGTTCAGGCGCTCCTGCCGCAAGACAGCGAGCTGCTTCTTTCGGCTAAACCGGAGGTGGGAGAGAAAGGCGAGAAGTACTATCCGATCTATCTGGTAAAGAAAACTGCCGAACTGACCGGGGGCGTTATCACGGAAGCCAAGGCGACGTTTGGATCCGAAGGGGTGCAGCCAGAGGTCATGATGTCAATGAATTCTGATGGTACAGGCAAATGGGCTCGTATTACCGGTGCAAATATCGGAAAACGAATTGCCATCGTGCTCGATGGCGCCGTTTACAGCGCTCCGGTTGTTCAGTCGAAGATTCCTAACGGCAATTCGGTGATCAACGGAATTGAGAGTCTTGAAGAGGCGAAGGATCTGGAAATTGTTCTTAAGGCGGGAGCTCTGCCCGCACCGGTTAGAATTATGGAAGAACGGACGGTTGGCCCCTCCCTTGGTGCCGACTATATACGGGCGGGGATGCTCTCTCTCCTGTGGGGATTCTGCGCAGTGTCAATCTTCATGCTGGTGTACTACAGGAAGGCCGGCATTGCCGCAGATATAGCGCTGCTGCTGAATATTCTTATCGTGCTCTCTGTGCTTGCGGGGTTCAATGCCTCCCTCTCATTGCCGGGTATTGCGGGAATTGTGCTCACGATGGGTATGGCTGTTGACGCCAACGTTCTGATTTATGAGCGAATCCGGGAGGAGCTCGATGAGGGCAAGCCACTCAAATCGGCGATAACGCTCGGTTATGACCGGGCCTTTTCGTCGATTCTTGATTCGCATGTCACCACCCTTTCAGCGGCATTTCTTCTTTACACCTATGGTATTGGGCCTATTCAGGGTTTTGCGCTGACGCTGATGATCGGTACGGCGGCCAGTCTCTTTACCGCAATTGTTGTTACCAGGGAGATATTCACTATCCTGCTCGGCAGGAACATGATGACGGAAAAAAGTTTCGGTTAA
- a CDS encoding NAD(P)/FAD-dependent oxidoreductase, which yields MSNKLSRRDFNKLLVSGVAGSAFGVFGGASSAFAAKNRVVVIGGGFGGAAAAKYLKKLDPTLSVTLIEPKETFYTCPFSNWVLGGLKTMEDIGQTYTVLKTRYGIDVVVDAAAGVDASKNAVTLKSGRVIKYDRLIVSPGIDFKWKAIEGYSQAVSETKMPHAYQGGAQTILLHKQLLAMPDGGRVIITAPGNPFRCPPGPYERASLIANYLKKNKPKSKIIILDAKDKFSKQALFRKGWEKLYPGMIEWRGSTTGGKISMVDGAAMTVTTEFGVEKGDVINVIAPQQAGKIAFDCGLTDASGWCPVNPITFESTMHPGIHVIGDACIAGAMPKSGFAASSHGKVAAASIIRLFQGKVPAPPSLVNTCYSLLAPGYGISVAGVYKLSAEGIVEIPGSGGLTPLDADEEKLGEEATFAQGWYNNIAQDIWG from the coding sequence ATGAGCAATAAACTTTCACGCAGGGATTTCAATAAACTCCTTGTATCTGGTGTTGCCGGTTCAGCATTTGGTGTTTTTGGCGGCGCAAGCTCAGCTTTTGCGGCAAAGAACCGGGTTGTTGTTATCGGCGGCGGATTTGGCGGCGCCGCTGCAGCCAAATACCTGAAGAAACTCGATCCCACCCTTTCAGTTACGCTTATCGAACCGAAAGAGACATTCTATACCTGTCCATTCAGTAATTGGGTTCTTGGCGGTCTTAAAACCATGGAGGATATCGGTCAGACCTATACGGTATTGAAAACCAGATACGGGATTGATGTTGTCGTCGATGCCGCAGCAGGTGTTGATGCTTCAAAAAATGCCGTCACACTCAAGAGCGGCAGGGTGATAAAATATGATCGTCTGATCGTTTCGCCGGGTATCGATTTTAAATGGAAAGCTATTGAGGGTTACAGCCAGGCCGTTTCGGAAACGAAAATGCCCCATGCCTATCAGGGCGGAGCGCAGACGATTCTTCTGCACAAGCAGTTGCTCGCCATGCCCGATGGCGGACGTGTTATAATCACCGCGCCAGGAAATCCATTCAGATGTCCTCCCGGACCTTACGAACGTGCGAGTCTTATTGCCAACTATCTGAAGAAGAATAAGCCAAAGTCGAAAATCATCATTCTTGATGCCAAGGATAAGTTTTCAAAGCAGGCTCTTTTCAGGAAGGGATGGGAGAAGTTGTACCCCGGCATGATTGAGTGGCGCGGAAGTACGACCGGAGGCAAGATCAGCATGGTTGATGGGGCGGCAATGACGGTAACAACCGAATTTGGCGTTGAAAAGGGCGATGTCATCAATGTTATTGCACCGCAGCAGGCAGGAAAGATCGCTTTTGATTGCGGTTTAACCGATGCTTCGGGATGGTGTCCGGTCAATCCGATTACCTTCGAATCAACGATGCATCCCGGTATTCATGTTATTGGCGACGCTTGCATTGCAGGCGCAATGCCGAAGTCCGGGTTTGCGGCAAGCAGTCATGGCAAGGTTGCCGCGGCCTCAATTATCAGGCTTTTTCAGGGCAAGGTGCCTGCGCCTCCTTCGCTGGTTAATACCTGTTACAGTCTTCTCGCGCCTGGTTACGGCATTTCGGTGGCTGGCGTCTACAAGCTGAGCGCTGAAGGAATTGTTGAAATTCCTGGATCCGGCGGACTTACCCCTCTTGACGCCGATGAAGAGAAGCTTGGCGAAGAGGCGACTTTCGCACAGGGCTGGTATAATAATATCGCTCAGGATATCTGGGGTTGA